TCCGTCAGGCTTTCGCCCATTGCGGAAGATTCCCCACTGCTGCCTCCCGTAGGAGTCTGGGCCGTGTCTCAGTCCCAATGTGGCCGTTCATCCTCTCAGACCGGCTACTGATCGTCGCCTTGGTGAGCCTTTACCTCACCAACCAGCTAATCAGACGCAGGCCCATCGACAGGCGATAGCATATAAAGAGGCCATCTTTCGTAAAGAGAAGATGCCTTCTCTCTACTCCATTCGGTATTAGCATCCCTTTCGGAATGTTGTCCCCATCCTGTCGGCAGGTTGCCTACGTGTTACTCACCCGTTTGCCACTAACTTCCCTACCGAAATAAGGTCGTCCGTTCGACTTGCATGTGTTAAGCACGCCGCCAGCGTTCGTCCTGAGCCAGGATCAAACTCTCCACAAAATATGCATTTGTCTTTATATCTTCACGCCGTTCCGTCGTCGCTTGTTTTCTCCTCGCTCCTGGAACCGGCATAAATCTCTAAAGCCAAATTGTACGCTGTGCGTAATTGTGAAACAGTCCTTGTCAGGCTCATTTCATTTGTTCTTACTACATGTTTCCATGTAGAGGAATTGTCGATTGCTCTCAAGCAATCTTGTTTTGAGACGGCTTTCGCCGTCTCGACAACTGGCTTGAATCATGTGTTGCATGATTCTTCTGCATTGTTTAGTTTTCAGGATACGATGCGCTTTAGAGGCCGCCTTTCAAGGCGTGTCCGTCACAAGCGACTATGCTATAATACGACATTCACTCCCCCTCTGTCAACCCCCTTTTTCAGGAATTCGCAAGTTTATTTTTCCTCGCTGAAAGGCCGCTGCTGCAGCAGGCAAGAAAGCCTCCTGTTACGCGATACGATATCGTCTGACATAAAGCACTTTGCAAATTACTTTCATCGAGTACACGCCTGCATAGCATGCTTTATAACCGTCTCCGGCACGTCATCTCGAATGACAGTCTTACCTAAGCCTTCCGTAAGCACCCAGGCGACTTTTCCTCCAATTGTCTTTTTATCGTGGAATATATCGCCGTACATCGCTTCAACAGAAACGCCCGCGGCACTTGTCGGCAACTGCAGTGACTTTGTCAGATGATATAGGCGGTCAACAAAGTCATTCCCTACCAGACCTATGGAGCGACTGATGAGCGCTGCACCGATTGAACCGATTGCCACGGCTTCTCCGTGATTATAGGTCGTGTAGTTGGTCTCTTTTTCTATCGTGTGCCCGATGGTATGTCCGTAGTTCAAGATGCGGCGAAGTCCGCCTTCTCTTTCGTCCTTCGATACGACTTCCGCCTTGATTTCACAGGAACGAGTCACCATATAGACATAGCTTTCAATATTGCCCCGCAGCACTTCTTCCGCATGCTGTTCAAGGTAGGTGAAGAGCTCTTCATCCCAGATGATGCCATACTTGATGATCTCACCAAGCCCCGTGCTGATCTCTCGCTTAGGAAGCTTTTCCAGCATGGTCATATCGCAAAAAACAGCGTCCGGCTGGTAGAATGCGCCGATGAGGTTCTTTCCGAGCGGATGGTTGATCGCCACCTTACCGCCTACCGAGGAATCAACTTGCGCCAGCAAGGATGTCGGAATTTGAACAAAGGGGACGCCACGCATATAGGTCGCTGCAATATACCCCGTGAGATCACCGACAACGCCGCCGCCCAGCGCGAAGACAGGAGATTTTCGATCCAGCCCCAGCTCGATGGCTTTCGTATACAGGTCTTCCGCCGCGGCAAAGGACTTCGATGCCTCTCCCGCCGGTATCTCCGCCAGCATGGGCTCCAATCCGCCGGCCCGCAGTGCCTCTAAGACCGCTGCTCCAAAGAGAGGCGCTACATTCGTATCGGATACGACAAGTGCTTGTCTTGAATATTTTTTTCCCGCTACAAACTTCGTGAGCTCCCCTAAAAGGTCTCGGGAAATGACAATATCGTAGCTCTTCTCTCCAAGATTTACTCGCACTTTACGCAATATGCTCACCCTTCTAGTATCTCTTTATCTTCGCTAAAATCTCATCTACGACTTGCAGCGGCGTCCGATTTGCGGTATCAATAGTAAAATCGGCGTCCTCGTAAAACGCTTTTCTCTCAGCGATTAAATCTTCAATCGCTTTTTTCCGATTCCCTTCATCCGCTGCGTCAAGGACAGGGCGCGCCCCTTTTGTGAGGGTTCTCTCCAAAACGGTATCCGCGTCTGCCATCAGTGCAATAACCGTACCGCTTGCCCGAAGCACTGTCCGATTTTCGGCATCCTTGATGGTTCCTCCCCCGGTGGCAACAATAAGATTTGCCCGTTCAGACATCCGTCTTGTCATCTTTTTTTCCAGGGAACGAAAATACGGCTCTCCGTGCTTTTCAAATATTTCCGGAATACGAAGCCCCGCTTCTTTTTCAATTTCTATATCGAGATCCACGAATGAAACTCCCATTTTTTCAGCAAGTAACTTTCCTGTCGTGGTCTTTCCCGTCCCCATAAAGCCGATCAGATAGATATTCTTCATTGTATTCTCTCTTTGTATGCCTTCATGTCACGGAGCAAATCCGTCATGTTGTCGCTGTCAAACTTCTCGACAATCGCTTCTGCCAAGACTATGGCGACCATGGCTTCACCAACGACAGACGCCGCAGCAACGGCGGTGACATCACTGCGCTCCTTTGCTGCGTATACTTCTTCCTTGCTCTCGATGTCAATGGAAGCAAGCGGATTCATCAATGTGGGAATCGGCTTTTTGACCGCCCGAACGACAAGCTCTTCTCCATTTGTCATGCCGCCCTCAAGGCCGCCTGCACGATTTGTTTTCCGATAGATATGTCCTGCCGCATCGACGTGCACCTCATCATGCGCCTCACTGCCCGGCAAAGAACCGTACCGAAATCCTGCACCGATCTCTACGCCTTTGATTGCCTGTATCGACATCATGGCCATCGCGAGTCGCGCATCAAGACGTCGATCCCACTGAATGTGCGAACCCAAGCCAACGGGCAGTCCTGTCGCTCGTATCTCAAAGACGCCGCCCAGCGTGTCTCCCTCTTTCTTTGCCTGATCGATACGAGCCTTCATCTTCACTTCAGCATCCGCATCGTAACAGTTGAGTTCAGATTTTGCACGAACTGTCTCATCATGACATGCAGGATCTGCCTCAATGCCGCCAAGCTTAGTGACACAGGATTTGATCTCGATACCACAGGCAGACAGCAGCTGACGAGACACCGCGCCTGCGGCAAC
This portion of the Selenomonas sp. TAMA-11512 genome encodes:
- the aroB gene encoding 3-dehydroquinate synthase, which produces MRKVRVNLGEKSYDIVISRDLLGELTKFVAGKKYSRQALVVSDTNVAPLFGAAVLEALRAGGLEPMLAEIPAGEASKSFAAAEDLYTKAIELGLDRKSPVFALGGGVVGDLTGYIAATYMRGVPFVQIPTSLLAQVDSSVGGKVAINHPLGKNLIGAFYQPDAVFCDMTMLEKLPKREISTGLGEIIKYGIIWDEELFTYLEQHAEEVLRGNIESYVYMVTRSCEIKAEVVSKDEREGGLRRILNYGHTIGHTIEKETNYTTYNHGEAVAIGSIGAALISRSIGLVGNDFVDRLYHLTKSLQLPTSAAGVSVEAMYGDIFHDKKTIGGKVAWVLTEGLGKTVIRDDVPETVIKHAMQACTR
- a CDS encoding shikimate kinase; this encodes MKNIYLIGFMGTGKTTTGKLLAEKMGVSFVDLDIEIEKEAGLRIPEIFEKHGEPYFRSLEKKMTRRMSERANLIVATGGGTIKDAENRTVLRASGTVIALMADADTVLERTLTKGARPVLDAADEGNRKKAIEDLIAERKAFYEDADFTIDTANRTPLQVVDEILAKIKRY
- the aroC gene encoding chorismate synthase is translated as MGKFRFITAGESHGCALTAILEGLPAGLKIQEDVINRELARRQQGYGRGDRMKIETDRIQVQSGIRFGETLSSPITLQVINRDWENWTDRMSQFGAPAGPKVTAARPGHADLAGILKYDRKDVRDILERASARETTMRVAAGAVSRQLLSACGIEIKSCVTKLGGIEADPACHDETVRAKSELNCYDADAEVKMKARIDQAKKEGDTLGGVFEIRATGLPVGLGSHIQWDRRLDARLAMAMMSIQAIKGVEIGAGFRYGSLPGSEAHDEVHVDAAGHIYRKTNRAGGLEGGMTNGEELVVRAVKKPIPTLMNPLASIDIESKEEVYAAKERSDVTAVAAASVVGEAMVAIVLAEAIVEKFDSDNMTDLLRDMKAYKERIQ